The proteins below come from a single Candidatus Binatia bacterium genomic window:
- a CDS encoding HD domain-containing protein yields MEMKGPPTGFWGKLRQGNDEQPIAWHPLPDHCADVAACCEALLQRTLLRQRLAQLGGLDDLSAVQVARLSVLAAFHDIGTFRTPDIVSPELSAF; encoded by the coding sequence ATGGAAATGAAGGGTCCCCCAACCGGCTTTTGGGGCAAGCTCCGCCAGGGAAACGACGAGCAGCCCATCGCATGGCACCCCTTGCCCGACCACTGCGCCGATGTGGCGGCATGTTGCGAGGCCCTGCTGCAGCGGACTCTACTGCGACAGCGACTTGCGCAGCTCGGTGGACTCGATGACCTTTCTGCCGTTCAGGTCGCTCGACTGTCAGTGCTGGCGGCTTTCCACGACATCGGTACCTTCAGAACTCCTGACATAGTGTCGCCTGAATTGTCCGCTTTCTAG
- a CDS encoding prenyltransferase yields the protein MMNVSMWAKAVNVIPRVSKEEWDALDVISRWLIATRSAVLVMTFISAAIAGLLAARDGRFDLLLWIMVTVGLLFAHATNNLVNDFVDHLKGIDKDNYFRAQYGPQPLEHGLMTRGRVLLYILVTGLIALAAGAVLVAVRGEATLALLAIGVFFVLFYTWPLKYIGMGEVAVIIVWGPLMVGGGYYVITGQVSAPVVLASLPVALGATTVLFGKHIDKLDADAGKGVRTMPVLLGERRARQATIAMFTLEYLLVAYLVWSGYLSWLLLSVLAALPWYLRAVRVYRHARPAGPPPEYPPNIWPLWYSAFAFQHTRRFGGLFLLGLAIDVLARKIGLL from the coding sequence ATGATGAACGTGTCGATGTGGGCGAAGGCCGTGAACGTCATCCCACGGGTGAGCAAGGAAGAGTGGGATGCGCTCGACGTGATCTCGCGCTGGCTGATCGCCACACGCTCGGCCGTGCTGGTCATGACGTTCATCTCCGCAGCCATCGCGGGACTGCTGGCGGCGCGCGACGGTCGCTTCGATCTCTTGCTGTGGATCATGGTAACGGTCGGACTGCTGTTCGCCCACGCCACCAACAACCTGGTCAACGACTTCGTCGATCACCTGAAGGGCATCGACAAGGACAACTACTTCCGCGCGCAGTACGGCCCGCAGCCACTCGAGCACGGCTTGATGACCCGCGGCCGGGTCCTGCTCTACATCCTGGTCACCGGCCTGATCGCACTCGCCGCCGGCGCCGTCCTCGTGGCGGTGCGTGGCGAGGCCACACTGGCGCTGCTCGCCATCGGCGTCTTTTTCGTGCTCTTCTACACCTGGCCGCTGAAGTACATCGGCATGGGCGAGGTGGCGGTAATCATCGTCTGGGGGCCGCTCATGGTCGGCGGCGGTTACTACGTGATCACCGGACAGGTTTCCGCACCGGTCGTCCTGGCCAGCCTGCCGGTTGCGCTCGGGGCAACGACCGTTCTTTTCGGCAAGCACATCGACAAACTCGACGCCGACGCAGGGAAAGGCGTGCGCACCATGCCGGTCTTGCTGGGCGAGCGCAGGGCACGGCAGGCCACCATCGCGATGTTCACCCTCGAATACCTTCTGGTCGCCTACCTGGTGTGGAGCGGTTACCTCTCCTGGCTGCTGCTGAGTGTGTTGGCCGCCCTGCCCTGGTACCTACGTGCGGTCCGCGTGTACCGGCATGCGCGACCAGCCGGCCCGCCACCCGAATACCCGCCGAACATCTGGCCGCTCTGGTATTCGGCCTTCGCCTTCCAGCACACGCGGCGTTTCGGCGGCTTGTTCCTGCTCGGCCTGGCCATCGACGTACTGGCGCGGAAGATCGGGTTGCTGTAG